From a region of the Teredinibacter turnerae genome:
- a CDS encoding flagellin — protein MPLVINTNVAALNSQRQLVKSGNDMSQAMERLASGKRINNARDDAAGLAISNRQTSQIRGLDQAIRNANDGVSLIQTAEGALDEVTNILQRMRELSIQSANGIYSDLDRSTLDAEVQQLKEEVDRIASSTTFNGQPLLDGSLSDVSLQVGSEAYQTIDLSIQGFSASALGNNSGDYVGEALTAATPAQALGLIQTIAANVLEVNDVAISSLTAATSVNDALEILNSDLDGKGAEVSTLVSVVADTAGNGVLPTGTNFSFSLVDGDGNSQDYIITDTSSMDDLVARINEGTAVTAKLNSDGKLVLTAENATQITITADQSSATGGIATTSFSWVFTDTSNENRGVKIEAGTAMTATIQEGLGLNMQDDNENWIGTAVTATAAINAGDLVVNDVAIGAIEAGSDAAAQVDLTIAAINELSNETGVVAYEVTATQIGLRAADQSPIQIRYGDGAVNANVETITGFQEMNAAEGTGSIAGIEIDTARGAQAAIDIIDTALEQINSTRSDLGAINNRLDFTMSNLANISEKTSAARSRIVDADFASETSKLSRSQVLQQASQAMLAQANAQPQQVLQLLQG, from the coding sequence ATGCCTTTAGTTATTAACACAAACGTTGCCGCGTTAAATTCTCAAAGGCAACTTGTTAAATCTGGCAACGACATGTCGCAGGCTATGGAGCGTTTGGCTTCGGGAAAACGTATTAACAATGCCCGCGATGATGCCGCTGGCCTTGCAATTTCCAATCGACAGACTTCCCAGATTCGCGGTCTCGATCAGGCGATTCGCAACGCTAATGATGGGGTGTCCTTAATTCAGACTGCTGAAGGCGCACTGGATGAGGTTACCAACATCTTGCAGCGTATGCGCGAACTTTCGATTCAGTCTGCCAACGGAATTTATTCCGATCTGGACCGCTCCACACTGGACGCGGAAGTGCAGCAATTGAAAGAGGAAGTCGATCGTATTGCCAGTTCAACCACCTTCAATGGCCAGCCTTTGCTGGACGGTAGCTTGAGCGACGTTTCTTTACAGGTAGGCTCAGAAGCCTATCAAACTATCGATCTGTCCATTCAAGGGTTTAGCGCGAGTGCATTGGGCAACAACTCTGGCGATTATGTTGGCGAAGCGCTAACGGCGGCAACACCGGCGCAGGCACTGGGTTTAATTCAAACAATTGCGGCTAACGTACTAGAAGTAAACGATGTGGCAATTAGTAGCCTCACGGCGGCAACTTCTGTTAACGACGCGCTTGAAATTCTAAATAGTGATTTGGATGGAAAGGGCGCTGAAGTGAGTACCCTGGTTTCTGTGGTTGCAGACACGGCCGGTAATGGCGTGTTGCCCACCGGCACCAATTTTTCGTTTAGTCTGGTGGACGGCGACGGCAATAGTCAGGATTATATCATTACCGATACCTCATCAATGGACGACTTGGTCGCTCGCATTAACGAAGGTACAGCTGTTACTGCGAAACTCAATTCCGATGGAAAATTGGTCCTAACTGCGGAGAATGCAACGCAGATAACGATTACCGCGGACCAGTCGTCTGCAACAGGTGGTATCGCAACAACCAGTTTTTCCTGGGTATTCACCGATACCAGCAATGAAAACCGCGGCGTAAAAATTGAGGCCGGTACTGCCATGACGGCGACCATCCAAGAAGGTCTCGGTCTAAATATGCAGGATGACAACGAAAACTGGATTGGTACAGCGGTAACTGCAACCGCTGCGATCAATGCTGGCGACCTTGTTGTCAACGATGTCGCAATAGGCGCAATTGAAGCGGGCTCGGATGCGGCCGCGCAAGTAGACCTTACCATCGCGGCGATTAATGAGCTGTCCAATGAAACCGGTGTGGTCGCATACGAGGTCACGGCAACCCAGATAGGGTTACGTGCTGCGGATCAGTCGCCGATTCAAATTCGTTACGGCGATGGTGCGGTGAATGCGAACGTGGAAACCATTACTGGATTCCAGGAAATGAATGCCGCTGAAGGAACCGGCTCAATTGCGGGAATTGAAATCGATACGGCGCGGGGCGCGCAAGCTGCGATCGATATTATCGATACGGCTTTAGAGCAAATTAACTCCACTCGTTCGGATCTGGGTGCGATCAATAACCGCCTTGACTTTACCATGAGTAACCTGGCGAATATTTCCGAAAAAACATCCGCTGCCCGCTCGCGGATTGTCGATGCGGATTTCGCTTCTGAAACGTCCAAATTGAGTCGTTCGCAGGTGCTCCAGCAAGCATCGCAAGCCATGCTGGCTCAGGCCAATGCACAGCCGCAGCAGGTGTTGCAGCTCCTACAAGGTTAA